In the genome of Chelmon rostratus isolate fCheRos1 chromosome 12, fCheRos1.pri, whole genome shotgun sequence, the window ccacagaccacttctcggttcctatgctttctggctgattttttggtcacttttgaatgctggcggtgctttcactctagtggtagcatgagacggagtctacaacccacacaagtggctcaggtagtgcagctcatccaggatggcaagaaggtttgctgtgtctgtcagcgtaGTGTCCAGAGCATAGAGGCGCtaccaggagacaggccagtacatcaggagatgtggaggagtccgtaggagggcaacaacccAGCAGTAGGACCGCTACCTCCGCCTTGGTGCAACAGGAGAagcactgccagagccctgcaaaatgacctccagcaggccacaaatgtgcatgtgtctgctcaaagggtcagaaacagactccatgagggTGGTATGAGGGCCCGACATCCACAGGTGGGGGTTGTGCTTACAACCCAACACTGTGCAGGATGTTTGGCAtttgccagagaacaccaagattGGCAAATTCGCCACTGGCAccctgtgctcttcacagaggaaagcaggttcacactgagcacatgtgacagacatgacagagtctggagactcTGTGGAGAACATTCTGCTGTctgcaacatcctccagcatgaccggtttggcagtgggtcagtaatggtgtggggtggcATTTCTTTAGGAACAGCCCTCCATGTGCTCGCCAGAGGTAGCCTGACTGCCATTAGGTAACGAGATGAGATCCTCAGACCCCTTGTAAGACCATATGCTGGTGCGGTTGGCCCtgggttcctcctaatgcaagacaatgctagacctcatgtggctggagtgtgtcagcagttcctgcaagaCAAAGGCACTGATGCTATGGACTGGCCTGCCCGTtccccagacctgaatccaATTGAACACATCTGGGACATCAtgtctcgctccatccaccaacgCCACGTTGCACCACAGACTGTTCAGGATTTGGAGGATCCGctttagtccaggtctgggaggagatccctcaggagaccatccCCCACCTCATCAGAGCATGCCCAGGCATTGTAGGGAGGTCATACAAGCATGTGGAGGCCCcacacactactgagcctcattttgacttgtttgaagGACATTACATCAAAGTTGGATCAGCCTATAGTGtgcttttccactttaattttgaaTTTGACTCCAAtttctgtgtgattttgttgtcagcacattcaactatgtaaagaacaaagtttttaataagaatatttcattcattcagatcgaggatgtgttattttagtgttccctttattttttgagcagtgtaATAGACAGTGGGATCGATCTTTATGGCTTTTACCTGATTTtacaacataaaatatatttatctgacaaaacatttctctAGAAAGACGAAAAACGTTGACATGAACGCTTGGACATGTCAACTGTTGAGTTCAACAATCAAGAACTAGGAACTCAGATGCACAGTTATCGCGGTAATTTAGAGACATGCCACCGAAGTACGCGTGAAGCCATTTTGGGTCTGAATCATCCTGCTAGCCAATGAATTTGCACGTCCTTGCAGATCCAAGATGGCGCCGGTTTCCTCGTAAACCAGAGCAAGAAGATTGTCCCATTCAATCGGTTAAAATCATGGCGTCTGCCAGTACAGGGAGCAGGGTGTCCTGCGGAAGAGATTTGAATTGCGTGCCAGAGGTAGCCGACACGTTAGCTGCGGTCGCCAAACTTGGGTGAGAAGAGTGCTGCACTGTGCAATTTCCTTTTTTAGTAGATGTGATCTGACAAGAGGGTCGCGCTGCTCTGCTAGCATGAAGTCGGTGCGTGATGCTTGCTAAGCTAGCCGGTGAATTACCAGCACGTGCGCAATCACAACGATGCTTGACACATTCAGTGTTTATGATACTCGTATTGGCTACTCTCCCTTTTTTCATTAAAAGTGAGAGCTGGCTGGGGAATAGCTAAGTAAATATGACTGTGTTTCACCTCTGCTTGACATTAGAAGTCACGGGAATGTTAAAATGATGTGCTTTCTTTCTCCGGTGTCCAGGTTTGACTTCCTGTGCATGCCCCTGTTCCACTCGAGGTTCAGGAGGGAGTTTGAGTCTGAGCCCGCTAAATCCCGACCCGGTGCCCAGACCCgttcagacctgctgctgtgtggaagGGGTTAGTGTTTCTGCcctgtcatgtttctgtcctgtCAGGCGCTAGTAGTTATTAGATTACTTATCTTGCAGTCTACAAATGAGATAATTGTACCCTTGTATGCTGAACTAGGCCTACTGTGACAtcatagatggatggatgacttAGTGTTTGATTATGATGGATCGAGTGTAAACCCATATGTTAAATTACATAggttattattatataatatatatatttagtcTCTAAGGACTCTACAtcttaaaaattaaaaagccTGAACCAGCAaacgtttgacatttttgcttgaaaaatgactgaaacagttagtcagttatcaaaatagttagctatttattttctttcgatcaacaaatcaattaattgacttaTTACTGCAGCTCTAGTCCCTAAAATAACCTATTTGCACTAATGCAAGGTGTATTATTGGGTACCATCATCAATATTCAGTACATATACAGTGTACAGTATTGTAATACATATTACAGTTGGGTATGGTCTTTATTTTAGGTTCAGTTTCTAAATTGATTCTATTCTTatgaactttattttttttaaacagcagttGAATATATCTGTAAAATGTAGCGCAACATGTCACACTTTGTTAGAGATAGGAGGTAAAGTCAGGACTTATTTGGTGTTTACACAGTCCATCTACCTTAATCTAGGTCTTGACGGGTGTTCAATGTCATTATGACGTAATGACAttaagaataaaagaaaaaaaaaaggaaaaaaaagaagagccaAGCTAGAAAACTGAATCATATGATCAAACAATCAATTTTACAGACAAGGTATGAACTATCACAGACAACCAACAAAGAAATCAGATCATGAATGACAACAGCTGTAAGGCATATTTCAAATATCAGTATATAGAAAAGGAACAATTCTTgttaattgatttattaattaTGTGTGACTTGGCTGCTGTAACACTGGCATTAAGTACTTACTTTTTTCAAACTACGATGCCAGTAAGACGGATGGATGTTATCATTGAGGGCCTTAATGACTGCAGGGATTGACAAGAGATGCCAATAACTATCCACTCTGCTTTGTCTAGATTGGAATACTCTTATTGTCGGGAAGCTCTCGCCATGGATCAATGCAGATTCAGAAATTGAGACAGAACGCAGAAACTCAGAGGCCGTAAGTTCCTCATTTATGACAATTTCTTTGGCATACACTTTCTTTGAGGCCATCGTGGATGTTGTTGCTGGAGATGTTTTTCTGATCTCAagattttttcctctgtttctgtccaggCTCTGGCACAGGAGCTTAACTTCTCAGCCTACCTGGGTCTGCCTGTCTTCATGATCCCTTTAAAGGGCCCCCATAATGCCAATCTAGCCCGCCTGCTGCTAAATCACATCCATACTGGACACCACACCTCAAATGTAAGACACAGCTTTAACAGACTCCGCATGCACGGACAGCTCAGTTAATCAGCTAACGGCTGCCGTCCTCTGTGTCTGATTTAGTTCTGGATACACGTCCCGCTGATGGCTTCAGAGGACGTGCGGGAAGATCTGATTGAGAATGAACCGAGCGCTGGTATCGATGACACAAGTGTTGATGAGAAGACCTGGAGCTGGTTAGTTTCACACCAGCCCACTTCCATTAATGTGCTGTCTGCATGTTAAAACAGCTATCATTGATTTCCTTTAAAATCGTGGCTCATTTTGTTTACTTGCCTCTGCTCTTTAAGGTGGCACTCATTCAGAACCCTTTGTGATTACAACAAGAGGATCTGTCTTGGTGAGAGAGCACACTGTGAAGCAAGAGCCTGGGGCAAAGTCAGTGCATTAAGAAACAATTATGGTCTTGTCTACTACTGAAAATGtacctttttttgtgtgtgtattcctgaAGCCATTGAAGTTGGAGCAGATATGCCGTCCGAAGCTGTGATCGATAAGTGGCTCGGGGAACCTATCAAAGCTGCCATACTTCCCACCAGCATCTTCCTAACTAATAAGAAGGGCTTCCCTGTTTTGTCAAAGGCCCATCAGCGTATAATCTTCTCTCTTTTCAAggtacaaccctgtttccaaaaaatgttaaaacatggTGTTAAACATAATTACAAACAGAATccaatcatttgcaaactaaaCGTattcactgacaacagttttattaagtgttcccaagcccatgcagtaatattcttttataaaataatttgtttcacaaagtggtgaacctcacccCAACCTTCTACCAATGAACCTGTTGACTTGGAATGTTCCAACCAgttgtttttggagcttttgttgctcctgtcctaactCTTTTGAAAGGTGTTTCTGGCATCATtggaataagcagatatttacaaaaatcaatgaagttgatgaggtaaaacattaaatatattgtctttggactgttttcaattgagtatatgtcaaaaaggattagcaaatgatcacattttgtattaagttttacacagtgtgCCAATAGATTGAGCTGAAATTAATCATCAGCCAAATGCATTAGTGTGGATTTAAGAGAAAAACAATCTCTTTCCACAGTTGGAGGCCCAGTTCATCTTCACAGGAACCAGTCGCCACACTGAGAAGGACTTCCGATCCTACCTGCAGTACCTGGAATACCTCAACCAGAACCGGCCTGCACCCAATGCCTACGAGCTATTTGCCAAGGGCTATGAAGACTACCTGCAGTCCCCCCTCCAGGTAAGGACAAGCTCATTTGTGTTCAcatatttgaaatgtgtgtatgtggttttttacttgtttgtttgaagCTTCTAACAATGTAATTCATGTAATGTTTTCTTCCACCCTTCAGCCACTCATGGACAACCTGGAGTCTCAGACATATGAAGTGTTTGAGAAAGATCCTATTAAATATTCTCAGTACCAACAGGTAAGACCATCTGACGCAGCTTTAGCTGCACCTGTTAAAACTTTTCAGAGTACTAGAACACAACACAGCATAAATTAACAAGAGCAGAGAGAACAGTGTTTGTCAGATAATAATGCAAACACAGTGTATGGGTTGTGCTATTTCCAAAATTTCCACTGAGGGCACATAAACATTTTTAGAGCTGATAGTGAAGTGTTGATGTAATGCTCAGTGCTCAGTCCACATCCAACCTGCTCCAGTTTCTCCTTTCATCTGTTGATTTTTGCCCATTTTGCATAAAGCTATGTGAAATGGCgatttgatgctgtttttagTTGTCCAGCTCACAAACAGATATCCTTCCATTTCAACAGATTGAAATTGTAGTCACTGTGTAGCCTCCTGGAAAGTGTATTAATAGAAGACCCATTGGTTCGATATCAGACTCGAGCCAAAAATAGCAATGGTAGAGTAGCTCTTGTCCATTCTTACACTGAGCTTTTAAAGTATTTCATTTGCtgttcagtcagtgtttgaatCTGTGACTGAACGGTTGAAGACCTTGCACGCCACTGACAGgtctctttctgtgtgaagTTAGCTTTAGATGAGTTGTAGTGAGTCTGTAGGAGTTTGTTATGCAGCATATTGATACTtgtgctttgtctttgtgtctacAGGCTGTATATAAATGTCTGCTTGACAGAGTtccagaggagcagaaagacaCAAACGTTCAGTGAGTATCTCAAATCTGTATATGAACAATAATAAGAATGGAGTTTAATTCCAGAAATTGGTGTGGTATGAAAATCACAGTGTCTGGATAATGATTAATATCTGGAGAGTAATTTTTTACAAGCAAGACCCTCTGATAAAGCTCCGTATGATACCTCTAGTAGTAGAACAGGCTAATGTACTTAAGAGAAAGGTGAGATGAGTCAAGAAGTAGTGATTGCAGCAACCTCAGAAACATTGTTGTCTCTTT includes:
- the prmt5 gene encoding protein arginine N-methyltransferase 5; amino-acid sequence: MASASTGSRVSCGRDLNCVPEVADTLAAVAKLGFDFLCMPLFHSRFRREFESEPAKSRPGAQTRSDLLLCGRDWNTLIVGKLSPWINADSEIETERRNSEAALAQELNFSAYLGLPVFMIPLKGPHNANLARLLLNHIHTGHHTSNFWIHVPLMASEDVREDLIENEPSAGIDDTSVDEKTWSWWHSFRTLCDYNKRICLAIEVGADMPSEAVIDKWLGEPIKAAILPTSIFLTNKKGFPVLSKAHQRIIFSLFKLEAQFIFTGTSRHTEKDFRSYLQYLEYLNQNRPAPNAYELFAKGYEDYLQSPLQPLMDNLESQTYEVFEKDPIKYSQYQQAVYKCLLDRVPEEQKDTNVQVLMVLGAGRGPLVNASLRAARQADRKLKVYAVEKNPNAVITLENWRFEEWGDQVTVVSCDMREWVAPEKADIIVSELLGSFGDNELSPECLDGAQHFLKDDGVSIPCSYTSFLAPLSSSKLYNEVRGCRERDKDPECHFETPYVVRLHNFHQLADPKPCFTFTHPSTDMNNNRYQCLRFSVGCNSVLHGFAGYFETTLYKDVTLSIKPDTHSPGMFSWFPILFPLKQPIAISRDDDVTVRFWRCNNGKKVWYEWAVTEPSCSAIHNPAGRSYTIGL